In Paenibacillus sonchi, a single genomic region encodes these proteins:
- a CDS encoding GTP pyrophosphokinase family protein codes for MEENDSTQVTLNQLQVHVKDLQKWQVSEEFAKQIENFTALPALYRHALNELENKIDILKTEWQARDGYSPIEHIKSRIKDPKSILHKMERKGHEFTLDNMEQHIHDIAGMRIVCAFVKDIYRLVDHLCAREDIRVLEIKDYIAHPKSNGYQSLHLIVAMPLVLLEGTRWVKAEIQLRTLAMDFWASMEHILYYKFDKQLPSHVAEELKEAARAADELDQKMLRLRREILELAERPAEE; via the coding sequence GTGGAAGAAAATGATAGTACACAGGTTACGCTGAATCAGTTGCAGGTACATGTCAAGGATTTGCAGAAGTGGCAGGTGAGCGAGGAATTTGCTAAGCAGATCGAAAACTTCACAGCGCTTCCAGCACTCTACCGCCATGCGCTGAATGAGCTTGAGAATAAAATTGATATCCTCAAAACAGAGTGGCAGGCGCGTGACGGCTACAGTCCGATCGAGCATATCAAGTCACGGATCAAGGACCCTAAGAGCATTCTCCATAAGATGGAGCGCAAAGGGCATGAATTCACACTGGATAATATGGAGCAGCACATTCATGATATCGCGGGCATGCGCATCGTCTGTGCTTTTGTGAAGGATATCTACCGTCTGGTCGATCATCTGTGTGCACGCGAGGACATACGGGTGCTGGAGATCAAGGATTACATCGCCCATCCCAAGTCCAATGGCTATCAAAGCCTGCATCTTATTGTGGCCATGCCGCTGGTGCTGCTGGAGGGCACCCGCTGGGTGAAGGCCGAAATCCAGCTGCGCACGCTTGCAATGGATTTCTGGGCCAGCATGGAGCATATTCTATATTATAAATTCGACAAGCAGCTCCCTTCACATGTGGCCGAGGAATTAAAGGAAGCAGCACGTGCCGCCGACGAACTGGACCAGAAGATGCTCCGCCTGCGCCGGGAGATTCTGGAGCTGGCTGAAAGACCCGCAGAAGAATAA
- a CDS encoding zinc ribbon domain-containing protein translates to MNFLQRLKDGASRVSEKAQSSVEIGKLNGQISDIEREMEIEFMKMGKLFYEGYRSRDMSVAEGKMVELSRGCFKYQEQIDELRARIAELKNERLCACGHVVALDANFCPHCGRKLEELSPRKEAAAVNVHTVHKHEVEEDEFYGEDELTEAEKELAMRHEHRAVYTEVLPEEEELPLENYAGNAQAEERSRREADQLERERERQLELDRRIRDWKASEPEEAAVNEGGGVRDIVKCQICRADLPKGSMWCPRCGSEQI, encoded by the coding sequence ATGAATTTTTTGCAGCGGCTTAAGGACGGTGCCAGCCGGGTAAGTGAAAAAGCACAAAGCTCGGTGGAGATCGGCAAGCTGAATGGCCAAATTTCCGATATCGAACGCGAGATGGAAATTGAATTTATGAAAATGGGCAAGCTTTTCTATGAAGGCTACCGTTCAAGGGATATGTCGGTGGCGGAAGGCAAGATGGTGGAACTCTCGCGGGGCTGCTTCAAGTATCAGGAGCAGATCGACGAGCTGCGGGCACGGATTGCTGAGCTTAAGAATGAACGGCTCTGTGCCTGCGGGCATGTAGTCGCGCTGGATGCAAATTTCTGCCCGCACTGCGGACGCAAGCTGGAGGAGCTCTCCCCGAGAAAAGAAGCAGCGGCAGTGAACGTACATACCGTTCATAAGCATGAAGTGGAAGAGGATGAATTTTACGGCGAGGACGAATTGACCGAGGCAGAAAAAGAACTCGCCATGAGACACGAGCACCGCGCTGTCTATACCGAGGTGCTTCCTGAAGAGGAAGAGCTGCCTCTGGAGAATTATGCCGGAAATGCCCAGGCTGAGGAGCGCAGCCGCCGTGAAGCTGATCAACTGGAGCGGGAACGCGAGCGGCAGCTTGAGCTGGACCGGCGCATCCGGGACTGGAAGGCCAGTGAACCGGAGGAAGCGGCCGTCAATGAGGGCGGCGGTGTGCGCGATATCGTTAAATGCCAGATTTGCCGGGCAGATCTGCCGAAGGGCTCAATGTGGTGTCCGCGCTGCGGTTCGGAGCAAATATAG
- a CDS encoding xanthine phosphoribosyltransferase: MELLRHKVISEGIVLGQGVLKVDSFLNHQMDPFLMREVGREFTRRFAGEGVTKVLTIESSGIAPGIMTALELEVPLIFARKQKSLTLTEDIFVEKVYSFTKKESNEITVSKKFIAPGERVLIVDDFLANGEAAFGLARIVEQAGGTVAGIGIVIEKAFQPGNRLLKEAGYRVESLVRIASLDEGVISFVEDEAEPAD, translated from the coding sequence ATGGAGTTGTTGAGACACAAGGTAATCAGTGAAGGGATTGTTCTCGGACAGGGCGTGCTCAAGGTGGATTCTTTTCTGAATCACCAGATGGACCCGTTTCTGATGCGTGAGGTTGGCCGCGAGTTTACCCGCCGTTTTGCCGGGGAGGGGGTCACGAAAGTGCTGACCATCGAATCCTCAGGGATTGCCCCCGGCATCATGACCGCGCTGGAGCTGGAAGTGCCGCTGATTTTTGCCCGCAAGCAGAAGTCCCTGACTCTGACAGAGGATATTTTCGTAGAAAAGGTCTATTCGTTTACGAAAAAAGAAAGCAATGAAATTACCGTTTCCAAAAAATTCATTGCACCCGGTGAACGCGTGCTGATCGTGGATGACTTCCTGGCCAACGGCGAGGCAGCCTTCGGGCTGGCCCGGATCGTCGAGCAGGCGGGCGGCACTGTAGCCGGGATCGGCATTGTGATTGAAAAGGCGTTCCAGCCCGGCAACCGGCTGCTCAAGGAAGCCGGATACCGTGTGGAGTCGCTGGTGCGGATTGCTTCGCTGGACGAAGGGGTTATATCCTTTGTCGAGGACGAAGCGGAGCCTGCGGACTGA
- a CDS encoding diacylglycerol/lipid kinase family protein, which yields MYLLIINPRSGGGAGGRTWHAVEAMLQARGTAYEALFTQSADSAESQVLHALARREDWRAAIVVGGDGTIHSVLGALRRRGVALAVIPAGSGNDTARGFGIPLAAGAALDAALQDRCLEADLLSGADGLTLTAVASGFDAQVAVNVNRSRYKRLCNAIGAGRLAYLIGILHTLMTFKPCRVSITCDGKEQAFEKAWLVSICNLPSYGGGLLICPQAKAGDGLLDVCVVHGLSRGQLLRLLPTVVKGRHTQLPFVTMLSGHSAAVRFAEPRQAIGDGESLGTVPQAVRCEPGALRVLSPLASEQGAAGPCSASG from the coding sequence ATGTATCTATTGATCATAAATCCCCGCTCCGGCGGAGGCGCCGGAGGGCGTACCTGGCACGCCGTGGAAGCGATGCTTCAGGCCCGAGGCACCGCTTACGAAGCGCTGTTCACGCAAAGCGCGGACAGCGCCGAGTCCCAGGTGCTGCACGCGCTGGCCCGGCGCGAGGACTGGCGCGCCGCCATCGTCGTCGGCGGCGACGGGACGATCCACAGCGTGCTGGGCGCACTGCGGCGCAGAGGCGTGGCGCTGGCGGTGATTCCCGCCGGCTCCGGCAACGACACCGCCCGCGGCTTCGGCATCCCGCTGGCAGCCGGGGCCGCGCTGGACGCCGCGCTGCAGGACCGCTGCCTGGAAGCGGACCTGCTGTCAGGCGCGGACGGCCTGACGCTGACCGCCGTGGCCAGCGGTTTTGACGCCCAGGTGGCCGTCAATGTGAACCGCAGCCGGTACAAGCGGCTGTGCAACGCTATCGGGGCCGGCCGGCTGGCCTACCTCATCGGCATTCTGCATACGCTGATGACCTTCAAGCCCTGCCGCGTGAGCATCACCTGCGACGGGAAAGAGCAGGCCTTCGAGAAGGCCTGGCTGGTCTCGATCTGCAACCTGCCCAGCTACGGCGGCGGGCTCCTGATCTGCCCGCAGGCGAAGGCCGGCGACGGCCTGCTCGACGTCTGCGTCGTGCACGGGCTCAGCCGCGGACAGCTGCTGCGGCTGCTCCCCACGGTCGTGAAGGGCAGGCATACGCAGCTGCCCTTCGTGACCATGCTGAGCGGACACAGCGCAGCCGTCCGCTTTGCGGAGCCGCGCCAGGCCATCGGCGACGGCGAGAGCCTCGGCACGGTGCCGCAGGCCGTGCGCTGCGAACCGGGCGCGCTGCGCGTGCTCTCGCCGCTCGCCAGTGAGCAGGGCGCAGCCGGGCCCTGCTCCGCGAGCGGCTAG
- a CDS encoding DUF4870 domain-containing protein, translated as MSPIRSSTGIPDHIAAALCYFFPFIGGIVFLALEKRSRFVLFHALQSLIAFGALMVAHVLCGFIPLLGPLAASLISLCSFAVWLLMIYHALGGRWYRLPWAGDIAERQLRQP; from the coding sequence TTGTCCCCTATCAGATCCTCCACCGGAATACCGGATCATATCGCCGCTGCCCTCTGTTACTTTTTCCCTTTCATTGGCGGGATTGTTTTTCTTGCCCTCGAAAAGCGCAGCCGTTTCGTCCTTTTCCATGCGCTGCAGTCGCTGATCGCCTTCGGTGCGCTGATGGTTGCCCATGTGCTGTGCGGATTCATTCCGCTGCTGGGCCCACTGGCCGCCTCCCTTATCTCCCTGTGCTCGTTCGCCGTATGGCTGCTTATGATCTACCACGCACTGGGCGGAAGGTGGTATAGGCTGCCTTGGGCGGGAGATATCGCTGAACGACAGCTCCGCCAGCCGTAG
- the coxB gene encoding cytochrome c oxidase subunit II, translating to MMKTWQAGKRLLPMTAALGLILAGCGREDLSVLRPQGPAAESSFDLMKLSITIMIVVLLIVFSIAAYVLVRFRRKPDQREMPEQVEGSFKLEVLWTIIPLILVVVLAVPTVKAVFAAGDDHSNDKNAIKVKVTGHQYWWEFEYTDYGVTTAQDLVIPAGKDIAFELSTKDVLHSFWVPSLSGKMDTNPDGTTNRFSFSAPNEGVYRGKCAELCGPSHGFMEFKVKSVSEAAFEKWVNSMKAPAVLPEDPALAEKFKSQCLTCHAAGDMPDLSSAPNLTGIGSRESVAGILLNDDTGVDGAPVLENLKTWLHDTAGVKPGNKMPDPKKDMGLSDEEIDGIAEFLAGYTLD from the coding sequence ATGATGAAAACGTGGCAGGCTGGAAAGCGGCTTCTTCCCATGACCGCAGCACTTGGACTCATACTTGCCGGATGCGGGCGGGAGGACCTGTCGGTGCTTCGTCCTCAAGGACCGGCGGCGGAAAGCTCGTTCGATCTGATGAAGCTGTCGATCACTATCATGATTGTTGTACTGCTGATCGTCTTTTCCATTGCAGCCTATGTCCTGGTCCGTTTCCGGCGCAAACCGGATCAGAGAGAGATGCCCGAGCAGGTGGAGGGCAGCTTCAAGCTGGAAGTGCTCTGGACGATCATTCCGCTGATACTGGTAGTTGTGCTGGCAGTTCCCACGGTTAAGGCCGTGTTTGCTGCCGGGGATGATCACTCGAACGACAAAAATGCAATTAAGGTTAAAGTGACAGGACACCAGTACTGGTGGGAATTCGAGTATACCGACTACGGAGTAACGACTGCGCAGGATCTGGTGATCCCTGCCGGGAAGGATATCGCTTTTGAGCTGAGTACGAAGGATGTGCTGCATTCCTTCTGGGTCCCTTCGCTTTCCGGAAAAATGGATACCAACCCTGATGGAACAACGAACCGGTTCAGTTTCAGTGCGCCCAATGAAGGCGTTTACCGGGGCAAATGCGCAGAGCTCTGCGGACCCTCCCATGGCTTTATGGAGTTCAAGGTGAAATCCGTCAGCGAAGCGGCGTTTGAGAAATGGGTCAACTCTATGAAGGCTCCGGCTGTGCTGCCGGAAGATCCGGCTCTGGCCGAGAAATTCAAATCCCAGTGCCTCACCTGCCATGCCGCAGGGGATATGCCGGATTTGTCGAGTGCGCCCAATCTGACCGGAATCGGCTCGCGGGAGTCCGTGGCCGGGATCTTGCTGAACGACGATACAGGGGTGGACGGAGCGCCGGTACTGGAGAATCTTAAGACCTGGCTGCATGATACCGCAGGCGTGAAACCCGGTAACAAGATGCCTGATCCTAAGAAAGATATGGGCTTAAGTGATGAAGAAATAGATGGAATTGCCGAGTTTTTGGCCGGCTACACGCTGGACTAG
- the ctaD gene encoding cytochrome c oxidase subunit I has protein sequence MDWITTVDHKKIAILYLWAGGLFFGIGGLEAILIRIQLIKPMNTFLDAQTFNELITMHGTTMIFLGVMPVIFALMNAVIPLQIGARDVAFPFLNALGFWTFLFGGVLLNLSWIMGGAPDAGWTSYTPLSTTQYSGTHGVDFYTIGLQIAGLGTLIGGINFLATIITMRAPGMSFMRMPMFVWASFITSAIILFAFPAITVGLVLLTFDRILEANFFDTSAGGNSVLWQHIFWIFGHPEVYILILPAFGIISEVIPTFARKRLFGYSSMVFATILIAFLGFMVWAHHMFTTGLGPVANALFSVSTMLIAVPTGIKIFNWLFTMWGGQVRFTTPNLFAVGFIPTFTMGGVTGVMLASAPADFQFHDTYFVVAHFHYVIVGGLVLGLFAGLHYWWPKMFGRMLNETLGKWTFWTFIIGFHLTFFVQHFLGLMGMQRRVFTYLPNQQFDLLNLISTIGAGLMGVGMLIFLTNIFLTSRKPADAPDDPWEDGRTLEWTISSPPPEYNFKQTPLVRGLDAFWKEKTSGHKTMTPAEPVGPIHMPSATILPFLMSVGIFIAGLGFMFSRDDFGNAFMGFMFNNYLVTAIGLVITFGSMLLRSLYDDHGWHIEPEELEGR, from the coding sequence ATGGACTGGATTACCACCGTCGATCATAAAAAGATAGCGATTTTGTACCTGTGGGCCGGAGGCTTGTTTTTTGGCATCGGGGGACTTGAGGCCATTCTGATCCGTATCCAGCTGATCAAGCCGATGAATACCTTTCTGGATGCCCAGACCTTCAACGAACTGATCACCATGCACGGCACAACCATGATTTTTCTTGGCGTCATGCCGGTGATCTTCGCACTGATGAACGCGGTAATTCCGCTGCAGATCGGTGCGCGCGATGTCGCCTTTCCGTTTCTGAATGCGCTGGGCTTTTGGACCTTCCTGTTCGGCGGGGTTCTGCTCAACCTCAGCTGGATCATGGGCGGTGCGCCAGATGCCGGCTGGACCTCGTATACTCCGTTGTCCACTACCCAGTACAGCGGCACACATGGGGTGGATTTCTACACCATCGGGCTGCAGATTGCCGGTCTCGGGACGCTGATCGGGGGCATTAACTTTCTGGCTACCATCATTACGATGCGTGCGCCGGGCATGTCCTTTATGCGGATGCCGATGTTCGTCTGGGCCAGCTTCATTACTTCTGCGATTATTTTGTTTGCTTTTCCCGCTATTACAGTCGGGCTGGTGCTGCTTACATTCGACCGGATTCTCGAAGCTAATTTCTTCGATACCTCGGCAGGCGGAAACTCGGTGCTCTGGCAGCATATCTTCTGGATCTTCGGTCATCCCGAAGTATACATTCTGATCCTCCCGGCCTTTGGCATCATCTCGGAGGTCATCCCGACCTTCGCGCGCAAGCGCCTGTTCGGCTACAGCTCCATGGTATTTGCCACGATCCTGATCGCTTTTCTGGGCTTCATGGTCTGGGCGCATCATATGTTCACCACCGGCCTGGGCCCGGTAGCGAACGCCCTGTTCTCGGTATCGACCATGCTGATTGCCGTACCAACCGGGATCAAAATTTTCAACTGGCTGTTCACCATGTGGGGCGGTCAGGTGCGGTTTACTACCCCCAACCTGTTCGCGGTCGGCTTTATTCCCACTTTTACGATGGGGGGCGTCACCGGGGTCATGCTGGCCTCAGCGCCTGCCGATTTTCAGTTTCATGATACGTATTTTGTTGTTGCGCATTTCCATTATGTCATTGTCGGCGGTCTGGTGCTCGGCCTGTTTGCCGGGCTGCATTACTGGTGGCCGAAGATGTTCGGGCGGATGCTGAACGAAACCTTGGGCAAATGGACCTTCTGGACCTTTATAATCGGCTTCCATCTCACCTTCTTCGTGCAGCATTTCCTGGGACTGATGGGGATGCAGCGCCGCGTATTCACCTATCTGCCGAACCAGCAGTTTGACCTGCTGAATCTCATTAGTACGATCGGGGCGGGATTGATGGGTGTGGGGATGCTTATTTTCCTCACAAATATTTTCCTGACTTCACGAAAGCCGGCAGACGCGCCAGATGATCCTTGGGAAGACGGCCGCACGCTGGAGTGGACGATTTCCTCGCCGCCGCCGGAATACAATTTCAAACAGACTCCGCTGGTGCGCGGGCTGGATGCCTTCTGGAAGGAAAAAACCTCGGGCCATAAAACTATGACTCCTGCAGAGCCGGTCGGTCCGATTCATATGCCATCGGCAACGATATTGCCGTTCCTGATGTCAGTCGGCATCTTTATTGCCGGCCTGGGCTTCATGTTCAGCCGTGATGACTTCGGGAATGCGTTCATGGGCTTTATGTTCAATAATTATCTTGTTACAGCCATCGGGCTGGTGATTACCTTCGGGTCGATGCTGCTGCGGTCGCTCTATGATGATCACGGCTGGCATATCGAGCCTGAAGAGCTGGAAGGACGGTGA
- a CDS encoding cytochrome (ubi)quinol oxidase subunit III, which produces MTTAHAEGAAGNLPHEPEKATLEGRNKVLAFWLFLGGESVLFGTLFATFLALRNQTNEGPSANDLFHLPLVAAATFLLLVSSLTSVFAIQAMHRGKVTVLRNWLLVTVFLGLCFLVLEIYEFSVYVRHEEFGMTTSAFSSAFYTLVGFHGAHVAFGILWISVLIGQLARKGLTVVTAPKIYVSAMYWHFIDVVWVFIFTVVYLLGKVG; this is translated from the coding sequence ATGACAACGGCACATGCCGAAGGTGCGGCGGGTAATCTTCCGCACGAACCTGAAAAAGCAACCCTGGAGGGACGCAACAAGGTGCTGGCCTTTTGGCTGTTCCTGGGCGGGGAGTCGGTACTGTTCGGAACCCTGTTCGCCACCTTCCTGGCACTGCGGAACCAGACCAATGAAGGCCCGTCGGCGAATGATCTGTTCCATCTGCCGCTGGTGGCGGCTGCAACCTTCCTCCTGCTGGTCAGCAGTCTGACCAGTGTGTTCGCCATTCAGGCCATGCACAGGGGAAAGGTGACGGTACTTCGCAACTGGCTGCTGGTTACGGTATTTCTGGGACTATGCTTTCTGGTGCTGGAAATCTATGAATTCAGCGTATATGTAAGACATGAGGAGTTCGGCATGACCACCAGCGCCTTCAGCTCGGCGTTCTACACACTGGTTGGCTTTCACGGCGCGCATGTGGCTTTTGGCATCCTCTGGATTTCCGTGTTGATCGGGCAGCTTGCGCGCAAGGGGCTTACGGTCGTAACCGCGCCCAAAATTTATGTTTCCGCCATGTACTGGCATTTTATTGATGTGGTATGGGTCTTTATCTTTACCGTCGTATACCTGCTCGGAAAGGTGGGGTAA
- a CDS encoding cytochrome C oxidase subunit IV family protein: MATEQHSASSGAVKHRHRQEGPQRHIVVFAFSVVLTLIAFAAVAAGGVNATFAVILLLVMAVLQVFLQMGFWMHLKDKGHLLPIIFMLGGFFIAGTCIVMALYWVWWD; encoded by the coding sequence ATGGCGACTGAACAGCATTCCGCTTCGAGCGGCGCGGTGAAGCACCGCCACCGGCAGGAAGGGCCGCAGCGGCATATTGTGGTATTTGCCTTCTCTGTCGTTTTGACGCTGATTGCCTTTGCGGCTGTAGCCGCCGGGGGTGTCAATGCCACATTTGCCGTGATCCTGCTGCTGGTGATGGCAGTGCTTCAGGTATTCCTGCAAATGGGCTTTTGGATGCATCTCAAGGACAAAGGGCACCTGCTGCCCATAATATTTATGCTGGGCGGCTTTTTTATCGCTGGAACCTGCATTGTGATGGCGCTCTACTGGGTATGGTGGGATTAG
- the ctaG gene encoding cytochrome c oxidase assembly factor CtaG produces MLGLSYFSFAELWSPLFLAVMLLLTAGYFVLIGPLSGRFQGSSRVPLWRRFSFIFGMLALYLAQGGPLSLLGHILFSFHMASMAFSYLVAVPLIMLGIPDWCWRALLKGLLRPLRRVSFLAQPVVAALLFNGLFSLYHIPVIHDYVMLHFAVHRLYYAVLFLTSALMWWNLINPLPELRSINGLGQIGFIFLNMVLLTPACGLIIFAGEPLYATYSNPQTWARAMGYCVSGSPAELLQAFGGPAFFGWLSPKVDQQVGGIAMKFIQEFIFASMLAYVFYHWYKKENGQDDAEVSAPSSELEERVLTRV; encoded by the coding sequence ATGCTGGGATTATCCTACTTTAGCTTTGCAGAGCTGTGGAGCCCGCTGTTTCTGGCAGTCATGCTGCTGCTCACAGCTGGTTATTTTGTGCTGATCGGCCCGCTTTCCGGACGTTTCCAGGGCTCATCCCGGGTTCCGCTGTGGCGGAGGTTTTCGTTCATCTTCGGCATGCTGGCGCTGTATCTGGCCCAAGGCGGGCCGCTGAGTTTGCTGGGGCATATTTTATTCTCTTTTCATATGGCAAGTATGGCCTTCTCCTACCTGGTTGCGGTCCCGCTGATTATGCTGGGCATTCCTGACTGGTGCTGGCGAGCCCTGTTGAAGGGATTGCTCCGCCCGCTGCGGCGTGTATCTTTTCTGGCTCAGCCGGTAGTGGCGGCGCTGCTGTTCAACGGATTATTTTCGCTCTATCATATCCCGGTGATCCATGATTATGTCATGCTGCATTTTGCGGTGCACCGGCTGTACTACGCTGTGCTGTTCCTGACCTCCGCGCTGATGTGGTGGAATCTGATTAACCCGCTGCCGGAGCTGCGCAGCATAAACGGACTGGGCCAGATCGGGTTTATTTTCCTGAACATGGTGCTGCTCACGCCGGCCTGCGGGCTTATTATTTTTGCGGGGGAGCCGCTCTATGCCACTTACAGTAATCCGCAGACCTGGGCGCGGGCGATGGGGTACTGTGTGTCCGGGAGTCCTGCGGAGCTGCTGCAGGCTTTTGGCGGGCCGGCGTTCTTCGGCTGGCTCTCACCCAAGGTGGATCAGCAGGTGGGCGGGATCGCCATGAAGTTCATCCAGGAATTTATTTTTGCCTCGATGCTTGCTTATGTGTTCTATCATTGGTATAAAAAAGAGAACGGGCAAGACGATGCGGAAGTTTCCGCGCCTTCTTCTGAGCTGGAGGAGCGTGTTTTGACCCGGGTATAG
- a CDS encoding DUF420 domain-containing protein translates to MDIFTVFPTISTSFIVISAVLVAIGWRLIIKGKREAHKKTMIAAAVAAVLFFIVYMSRTVFVGNTSWGGPEDLSLLYHIFLIFHIVLATVAAVFGITTLTLGFKAKYAKHRKWGRVTSVIWFITAITGVAVYVLLYIFYPGGHTKPVWEVILGA, encoded by the coding sequence ATGGATATTTTCACTGTGTTTCCAACAATCAGCACATCTTTCATCGTGATCAGTGCGGTGCTGGTGGCTATTGGCTGGAGACTGATCATCAAGGGCAAACGCGAGGCGCACAAGAAGACAATGATTGCTGCCGCTGTCGCTGCCGTGCTGTTTTTCATCGTATATATGTCAAGAACGGTGTTTGTAGGCAATACTTCGTGGGGCGGTCCTGAGGATCTGTCGCTGCTGTATCACATTTTTCTGATTTTCCATATCGTGCTGGCAACGGTGGCAGCCGTATTCGGGATTACCACGCTGACCCTCGGCTTCAAGGCCAAATACGCCAAGCACCGGAAATGGGGCAGAGTGACGTCTGTGATCTGGTTCATAACAGCTATTACAGGAGTTGCGGTGTATGTGCTGCTGTACATATTTTATCCGGGAGGACATACGAAGCCGGTGTGGGAAGTTATTTTGGGTGCCTGA
- a CDS encoding MBL fold metallo-hydrolase, translating to MINDPWFTVQQIDETTFAISEYGHWEKVHSFLLLGQERAALIDTGLGIGNIRTITDQLTNLPIDVLTTHVHTDHIGSHGEYERIFVHEGDLDWLVHGIKGLSLEQVRRDIGRDISQPVPEGFDPQTYRPFQGEPAGLLRDGDTVELGGRALAVYHTPGHSPGHLVFWDQLNGYLFTGDLLYDGTPVYAFYPSTSPVDLVASLERIAEIDGVQRIYGSHNTLGLHPQILSEVKHAVQLLRRNGLVKFGTGLHTFNGFSIQF from the coding sequence ATGATCAATGATCCCTGGTTTACCGTACAACAAATCGATGAGACCACCTTCGCCATCAGTGAGTATGGACACTGGGAGAAGGTCCATTCCTTCCTCCTGCTGGGTCAGGAGCGGGCGGCGCTGATTGATACCGGGCTGGGAATCGGGAATATCCGGACTATCACAGATCAGTTAACGAATCTGCCGATCGATGTGCTGACCACACATGTACATACTGACCATATCGGCAGCCATGGGGAATACGAGCGGATTTTTGTGCATGAGGGAGATCTGGATTGGCTTGTCCATGGCATTAAGGGCTTATCACTTGAACAGGTCCGCCGGGATATCGGCAGAGATATCAGCCAGCCTGTGCCGGAGGGCTTTGATCCGCAGACCTACCGGCCCTTTCAGGGTGAGCCCGCAGGGTTATTGCGGGACGGAGACACCGTTGAACTGGGCGGCAGAGCGTTAGCTGTGTATCATACCCCCGGCCATTCTCCGGGGCATCTTGTCTTCTGGGATCAGTTGAACGGCTATTTGTTCACCGGTGATCTGCTGTATGACGGAACTCCGGTCTATGCTTTTTACCCGTCCACCAGCCCTGTGGATTTAGTCGCGTCTTTAGAGAGGATTGCGGAGATTGATGGGGTACAGCGGATTTACGGATCGCACAACACACTGGGTCTCCATCCACAAATTCTGAGCGAGGTGAAGCATGCGGTGCAACTGCTGCGCAGGAACGGTCTGGTCAAATTCGGCACAGGCCTTCATACGTTTAACGGCTTCAGCATACAGTTCTGA
- a CDS encoding GntR family transcriptional regulator, producing the protein MWIPIQINENSAEPLYHQIETQLKSLIISGVITEGTLLPSIREFAGDLKCSVITVRRVYQDLENEGLLRTRQGTGTFVSHVGEGAMEGYKKEAIRKALENAVDVGLSVQCSEAELTELFTAIVKHKYGTQT; encoded by the coding sequence ATGTGGATACCGATACAAATTAATGAAAACAGCGCCGAGCCGCTGTACCACCAGATCGAAACCCAGCTTAAATCGCTGATAATCAGCGGAGTGATCACTGAGGGGACACTCCTTCCATCCATCCGGGAATTTGCCGGCGATCTGAAATGCAGTGTGATCACTGTGCGCCGTGTCTATCAGGATCTGGAGAACGAGGGGCTGCTGCGGACCAGGCAGGGTACAGGCACCTTTGTATCCCATGTAGGCGAAGGGGCGATGGAGGGGTACAAGAAAGAGGCAATCCGCAAGGCGCTGGAAAATGCAGTGGATGTCGGTCTGTCGGTACAATGCTCGGAAGCGGAGCTGACGGAGCTATTCACGGCAATTGTGAAGCACAAATATGGAACACAGACTTGA